The following are encoded in a window of Variovorax paradoxus genomic DNA:
- a CDS encoding leucine-rich repeat-containing protein kinase family protein → MDTLAELRAGRLAGVRRLDLSCGLTEFPREIFALADTLETLNLTGNALSTLPDDLGRLHQLRVLFCSDNRFTELPASLGQCHQLDIVGFKANRIAHVPAEALPPSLRWLILTDNAIEALPDTLGDCTRMQKLMLAGNRLRALPASVARCRQIELLRLSANRFDVLPEWLHTLPRLAWLACAGNPFDAPTEDAAIDAPTVPHVDWRDLTLGPKLGEGASGVIHRATLATSDDAALPVAVKLFKGAVTSDGWPHSEMAACIAAGAHPTLIAAQGRIDGHPDGTEGLVMALVPPSFITLAGPPSLASCTRDVYADDARWSAGTALRIARDIAAAMAHLHARGLLHGDLYAHNILWHAQDGGRLGDFGAAWMTGALDPAHAKALQGVEMRAFGCLLEELAERCDDAASSSPLTTLAARCLQPEVAARPSFAEVLSVLDAAAP, encoded by the coding sequence ATGGACACGCTGGCTGAGCTGCGCGCCGGCCGGCTGGCTGGCGTACGACGATTGGACCTCTCGTGCGGACTCACCGAGTTTCCGCGCGAGATTTTTGCGCTCGCCGACACCCTCGAAACGCTGAACCTCACGGGCAATGCGCTCAGCACATTGCCCGATGATTTGGGCCGCCTGCACCAACTGCGCGTGCTGTTCTGCTCCGACAACCGCTTCACCGAACTGCCGGCGTCCCTCGGCCAGTGCCACCAGCTCGACATCGTGGGCTTCAAGGCCAACCGCATCGCCCACGTGCCGGCCGAGGCCCTACCGCCCTCGCTGCGCTGGCTGATCCTCACCGACAACGCCATCGAGGCGCTGCCCGACACGCTCGGCGACTGCACCCGCATGCAGAAGCTGATGCTGGCCGGCAACCGCCTGCGCGCGCTGCCGGCGTCGGTGGCCCGCTGCCGACAGATCGAACTGCTGCGCCTGTCGGCCAACCGCTTCGACGTGCTGCCCGAGTGGCTGCACACGCTGCCGCGCCTGGCGTGGCTGGCGTGCGCGGGCAATCCGTTCGATGCGCCGACCGAAGACGCGGCCATCGACGCGCCCACCGTGCCGCACGTCGACTGGCGCGACCTCACGCTCGGCCCGAAGCTCGGCGAAGGCGCCTCGGGCGTGATCCACCGCGCCACGCTGGCCACATCGGATGACGCTGCCTTGCCCGTGGCGGTGAAGCTGTTCAAGGGCGCCGTCACCAGCGACGGCTGGCCGCACAGCGAGATGGCGGCCTGCATTGCGGCCGGCGCGCACCCGACGCTGATCGCCGCGCAAGGCCGCATCGACGGCCACCCCGACGGCACCGAAGGCCTGGTGATGGCGCTGGTGCCGCCGTCGTTCATCACCCTGGCCGGTCCGCCGAGCCTGGCCTCGTGCACCCGCGATGTCTATGCCGACGATGCGCGCTGGTCCGCCGGCACCGCGCTGCGCATCGCGCGCGACATCGCGGCGGCCATGGCGCACCTGCATGCGCGCGGCCTGCTGCATGGCGACCTGTACGCCCACAACATCCTGTGGCACGCGCAGGACGGCGGGCGGCTCGGCGACTTCGGTGCGGCCTGGATGACCGGCGCACTCGACCCCGCGCACGCGAAAGCGCTGCAAGGCGTGGAGATGCGCGCCTTCGGTTGTCTGCTCGAAGAGCTGGCCGAGCGCTGCGACGATGCGGCTTCTTCTTCGCCCTTGACCACGCTCGCGGCGCGCTGCCTGCAACCCGAAGTGGCGGCACGGCCGTCGTTCGCCGAGGTGCTGTCGGTGCTGGACGCCGCCGCACCATGA
- a CDS encoding pseudouridine synthase, with translation MTRPRFVVPMPTRDGVSPSCVSLPYGPWSTIADFLAERFPAISREAWLSRIEANDVCDEHGVPVTATRRYESPLRVYYYRALDAETPIPFEEQVLHQDDDLVVVDKPPFVPVTPTGKYVQQSLLVRLKRKLGLDDLVPLHRIDRNTSGLVLFSVRPETRGIYQAMFPERRIDKHYEAVVPWHEGVSSVPAVYRSRLVDDDHFMRMREAHGEPNSETRIVLREARDGHALLELSPVTGRKHQLRVHCQALGLPIVNDPFYPTLQPAGNDDFDKPLQLLARSLAFIDPLSGALRTFESPRRLALPAA, from the coding sequence ATGACGCGCCCCCGCTTCGTCGTTCCCATGCCCACGCGCGACGGCGTGAGCCCGAGTTGTGTCTCGCTGCCGTACGGCCCCTGGTCCACCATCGCCGACTTTCTCGCCGAGCGTTTTCCCGCCATCTCGCGCGAGGCCTGGCTCTCGCGCATTGAAGCGAACGACGTGTGCGACGAGCACGGCGTGCCCGTCACCGCCACGCGCCGATATGAATCGCCGCTGCGCGTGTACTACTACCGCGCGCTCGACGCCGAGACGCCCATCCCTTTTGAAGAGCAGGTGCTGCACCAGGACGACGACCTCGTCGTGGTCGACAAACCGCCCTTCGTGCCCGTCACGCCCACCGGCAAGTACGTGCAGCAGAGCCTGCTGGTGCGCCTGAAGCGCAAGCTCGGCCTGGACGACCTCGTGCCGCTGCACCGCATCGACCGCAACACCTCGGGCCTGGTGCTGTTCTCGGTGCGCCCTGAGACGCGCGGCATCTACCAGGCGATGTTCCCCGAGCGGCGCATCGACAAACACTACGAGGCTGTCGTGCCGTGGCACGAGGGCGTGTCGTCGGTGCCCGCCGTGTACCGCAGCCGGCTGGTGGACGACGACCATTTCATGCGCATGCGCGAAGCGCACGGCGAGCCGAATTCCGAGACCCGCATCGTGCTGCGCGAGGCCCGCGACGGCCATGCGCTGCTGGAGCTCTCGCCCGTCACCGGCCGCAAGCACCAGCTGCGCGTGCATTGCCAGGCGCTGGGTTTGCCGATCGTGAACGACCCGTTCTATCCCACGCTGCAGCCTGCGGGGAACGACGACTTCGACAAGCCGCTGCAGCTGCTGGCCCGGTCACTGGCGTTCATCGACCCGCTGAGCGGTGCCTTGCGCACCTTCGAGAGCCCTCGCCGGCTGGCGTTGCCTGCCGCCTAG
- a CDS encoding SDR family oxidoreductase has translation MDTTQLFSLKGRSALITGGSRGIGRMIAEGFLAQGARVYISARKAAACDQTAKELSAFGHCVSLPADVSTLEGAQALVDAYAKHEGALDILVNNAGAAWGAPYEEFPESGWDKVVDLNLKTPFFLTKALTPMLKKAATDHLSKVINIASIDGISVNPQETYSYAASKAGLIQLTRRMALRLAQDRIVVSAIAPGAFASDMNKDARDHGDEVKGRIPAGRIGTPEDMAGAAIFLASRAGDYVMGSTLVVDGGVTHAR, from the coding sequence ATGGACACCACCCAACTCTTCTCGCTGAAGGGCCGCAGCGCATTGATCACCGGCGGCTCGCGCGGCATCGGCCGCATGATTGCCGAGGGCTTTTTGGCGCAAGGTGCGCGTGTGTACATCTCGGCGCGCAAGGCTGCGGCTTGTGATCAGACGGCGAAGGAGCTGTCGGCGTTTGGGCATTGCGTGTCGTTGCCTGCCGATGTTTCGACTTTGGAAGGGGCTCAGGCGCTGGTCGATGCTTATGCGAAGCATGAAGGGGCGCTGGATATCTTGGTCAACAACGCTGGGGCTGCTTGGGGGGCGCCGTATGAGGAGTTTCCTGAGAGTGGCTGGGACAAGGTGGTTGATCTGAATTTGAAGACGCCGTTCTTTTTGACCAAGGCGTTGACGCCGATGCTCAAGAAGGCTGCTACGGATCATTTGTCTAAGGTGATCAACATTGCTTCTATTGACGGGATTTCGGTGAATCCGCAGGAGACTTATTCGTATGCGGCTAGCAAGGCGGGGTTGATTCAGCTGACACGGCGGATGGCGCTGCGGTTGGCGCAGGATCGGATCGTGGTGAGTGCGATTGCTCCTGGGGCGTTTGCTTCGGATATGAACAAGGATGCGCGGGATCACGGGGATGAGGTCAAAGGCCGCATTCCCGCTGGCCGCATTGGTACGCCTGAGGACATGGCTGGGGCGGCTATTTTTCTGGCGTCGCGGGCTGGGGACTATGTGATGGGGTCTACGTTGGTGGTGGACGGTGGGGTCACGCACGCTCGTTGA
- a CDS encoding MBL fold metallo-hydrolase, giving the protein MNLLERELHYPLGDTLPAAGEALEVAPGVRWIRMRLPFALDHINLWLLRDTIDGVEGWTVVDCCIAHDEARAQWEQIFETQLQGLPILRVIVTHMHPDHIGLADWLCKRWNVPLWISATDYHVARVLCSAGDTLAGGDAAANFFLSHGLNNPESIAKIRARTSYYTNMVPAVPDRYVRMMDGDIVTIGGREWRCISGYGHAPEHIALYCAEPRLLLGGDMMLPRISTNVSVHAGEPEANSLRLFLDSIDKFKALPADTLGLPSHGKPFTGIHRRVDQLQEHHRDRLAELLEACLARPITASEGLPILFKRELDLHQITFAMGETVAHLHLLWFSGQVKRTLAADGIYRFGAR; this is encoded by the coding sequence ATGAACCTCCTCGAACGCGAACTCCACTACCCCCTGGGCGACACCCTGCCCGCCGCTGGCGAAGCACTGGAAGTGGCGCCCGGCGTGCGCTGGATCCGCATGCGGCTGCCTTTTGCGCTGGACCACATCAACCTCTGGCTGCTGCGCGACACGATCGACGGCGTCGAGGGCTGGACGGTGGTCGACTGCTGCATCGCGCACGACGAGGCCCGCGCGCAGTGGGAGCAGATCTTCGAGACCCAGCTGCAGGGCCTGCCGATCCTGCGCGTGATCGTGACCCACATGCACCCCGACCACATCGGCCTGGCCGACTGGCTGTGCAAGCGCTGGAACGTGCCGCTGTGGATCAGCGCCACCGACTACCACGTGGCACGCGTGCTGTGCAGCGCCGGCGACACGCTCGCGGGCGGCGATGCGGCGGCCAACTTCTTTCTCTCGCACGGGCTGAACAATCCCGAGTCGATCGCCAAGATCCGCGCACGCACCAGCTACTACACGAACATGGTGCCCGCCGTGCCCGACCGCTACGTGCGCATGATGGACGGCGACATCGTCACCATCGGCGGGCGCGAGTGGCGCTGCATCAGCGGCTACGGCCACGCGCCCGAGCACATCGCGCTGTACTGCGCCGAGCCGAGGCTGCTGCTGGGCGGCGACATGATGCTGCCACGCATCTCGACCAACGTGAGCGTGCACGCGGGCGAGCCCGAGGCGAATTCGCTGCGCCTGTTCCTGGACAGCATCGACAAGTTCAAGGCCCTGCCGGCCGACACGCTGGGCCTGCCCTCGCACGGCAAGCCCTTCACCGGCATCCACCGCCGCGTCGACCAGCTGCAGGAGCACCACCGCGACCGCCTGGCCGAGCTGCTCGAAGCCTGCCTCGCGCGACCGATCACGGCGTCGGAGGGCCTGCCGATCCTGTTCAAGCGCGAGCTCGACCTGCACCAGATCACCTTCGCGATGGGCGAGACCGTGGCCCACCTGCACCTGCTGTGGTTCTCGGGGCAGGTGAAGCGCACGCTGGCCGCAGACGGCATCTACCGCTTCGGCGCCAGGTAG